The genomic segment TGCAGATCAGGTCTGACATGGAACGTCAGAACATGGAGTACAGGCAACTCCATGACATTAAGACCAGACTAGAAATGGAGATTGAAACATACAGGCGCCTGCTGGAGGGAGAATTTGGGTATGTAAAACCTAAAGGCCCTTCAATTGCACTAGGAGACAATATTTTTGTGGTTTCTTTTTAgttcaataataaatatttgttttctttcttctagTTCATCAAAGTCTTCATCAACAGTGCAAGTTACTGAAGTTTCCGCATCACAATCATCTTCCAGCTCCAAAAAAGGTAacaagttattttgtttttacaacaAACGCCAGTAACTTGCAGTAAGACCATGAAAAGTATCAGTGAAAGGTTTTAATTGACCAATAACAGTTGGGCACAGGACTCACCTTCACTTATCTTCACCTGGTGGAGCcctttaaatgattgtttaaatagcatgatttaaaagagaaaaaagtaccccactagcttcaaaactcgctcagcagtctctagtaGTTAAAACTACCTAATTAAAGTCTCAGTTGCATGCaattttacaaattactttatataaatcccaaaaaagtgcttgtgctatgatAAGACTGATTAAAATCCAATGAttatgaattcattaaataattttttctcttttaaatcattAACTTGTACTGACTAAGGTCAGACCTCCGCTTCTACCGCAGGATAAATTTATTTAACAAGGGATCACCTTTTTGTTTGATTGTTTACTGTTATATCGGGGGTTTTTTCCTCTGTTCTCGATCCCTACACACATTATGGCTACAAATcacaattatttaatgaattcataaTCATTGGATTTTAATCAGTCTTatcatagcacaagcacttttttgggatttatataaagtaatttgtaaaattGCATGCAACTGAGACTTTAATTAGGTAGTTTTAACTACTAGAGACTGGtgagcgagttttgaagctagtggggtacttttttctcttttaaatcattAACTTGTACTGACTAAGGTCAGACCTCCGCTTCTACCGCAGGATAAATTTATTTAACAAGGGATCACCTTTTTGTTTGATTGTTTAAATAGCATGTTATCAATCAGTCCTTAACACCTGTTCTTGGTGATGCCTACTGTCACAGACACTAGCACTCAGTTGAACTGCTTCTTAAAGGTACTTCAGAAGGAACAGTGGTATAACAGCATTAATAAACTTGTATCTGCAGTGTATTCATGgatattttgtctttttcttctccaGATCCATCAAAAACCAGAAAGGTAAAGACCATTGTGGAAGAAGTGGTAGATGGAAAGGTTGTTTCATCAAGAGTTGAGGAAGTTGAAGAGAATGTTAAATAAGCATTTAGCTCTGAAATCTTCAGGCACAAAATGGAAAATTCTGTTGATTTCAAGATGCAATAAAGCCTTTCAAGTTAACTCCTTGgaaatgtgtgtttgtttaagTGTTGCCCCTACAATATCCCATTGTATTTGTCTGTTGGATATAGTAAGATCTGAGTGTATCATTTGTCTTGTGCTCCACCCCCCATACACATATCTTCTGTGGAGGTGTTAATAGCTGAATATTGGGTAAGATGCAATTGTCTCAGGCTGGCCATACACTCCTTGTCACCTGCTATAGCTCTCCAGTTGCATTATATTATACTTTCTCGAAAAGGCCATCGTGGATTTGGTTGACCGAGCAAGGGGCCAACCAAATACCACATAGCTGGGACAGCATTCCATATTTCCTTAGTCAGTGCTGAGAGATCTTATAAAAGCATGTCAGCATGACTGACCAGTCAATTTAGGACAATTTAACTTAAGGGTTATTGGCCTTTAAAATTGAATGGGCTGCCAGAAGCAAAATTACCATAGTGTATGTCTGTCTATAGAAGAGACATCCTTCCCCTATCtattttttaactatatattgtttaaaaactTTCCAcaaaacccatagcaactaggTACTCTGTGACATTCAAATCTGTCCAGTTATAGGTGACGATTTTGCATAGCAACGTCCATTTgacagagcaaaaatttgcctggcattagagtgcgaagtagtgctacagtctatctcctttgctagcgaatttatgccggcgcctgttagtaaatcgggggaagtcccaaaatgacgtcacgctggcgccctttagtaaatttgcacccaATTAGGTTGCAATGCATTGGGCTGAAGCCCTAGGGAAATAATGCTTACAATACATGCAGTTGGCACTCTAAAACAGATCACTGCCCCAGCCTTGTCTACATTGATCTAAAGCTTATTGGTGGCTAAAGCCAAAAGGTGATTAGTTCTTTTTTATAGTATCATTCACATAGATTATTGCCATTTAATCTTTAGAGGAAATAAAGGGTAGGTGAAGATACCACAACAATACCCAATAGGCCCAGGTTTCAGAAGGCCCTCCTGCTCAGCCAACTTGTTGACCTTATGCCTGTATCTTACTTACCCCCAATTTCTGTATGAGATCAAAGAGGCAAACTGGGGGTATGTGTTTAaggacaaaaacaaagaaaataaagaagagaAAGATAAAAAGATATAAAGAGGAGACCTGTGGTTTTTTTGGAGGGTCCCTGACTGAACATGCCCTGTAACACTAGGGCAGAGTGGTGAAGGCAAAGATAAAAATCAGAACTTAACAAGTTCCAACAAGCAACAAACAAATTCCAGCCTTTAGGCTCATCAAGTTTAGACTCCCCTTTCATTTACAGTGATTGAAGTTTGTAGTTTTGTAACAAATCCAGTAAAATAAGTGGAATTATGGTTGAGAAAACAGTGTAACTAATGCCACCATCATTTGTGTGTCTGCTGATTGTTAAATGTGtgtttctttaataataatattattggcAAAATGTTATCCCTCGGAAGTATGTTGTGTAACAGTATTTAGAATGATGGGTACCTCCACTCTATTATTCTAGCTTGGACTTGGCTGAAAAAGCCACAACTCCCAGTAGGACATGTGTTACAAGGAACGGTTTTTCTCAGGTGCGCTCCCACTGTACTGGTGAAAGAAGGATTAAACACACTGAATTACACACACAATGTTTGATCTCACAATAACTTGGGTATCAGTGGTTCTTTTATCAAAATGACAACTCTTTATTTGCTGGATCTTATACAAGACCTCTGTTGGTTCTGTTCAGATGTTCTAATCATCAATTACTTTAAATATATCTTCAGATAATGTCATTCACTTAATgataataagggctgtgatttggtagcccctatgtagtctggcagcctacagaaggcccTGTTAGGCAGTACATTtggttattatgcaaccaaaacttgccttcaagcctgcaattcaaaaataagcaactgctttgaggccactggaagcaacatccatgaGGTTGGTGAGTCATGTGTTGTTCACGAGCCACTTACATACAATATAAGTTTAGATATGGACGTATACCCTTCCTCAGGAGGAGGAGCTTGCATGCAATTTAATGGTCTGAATGCTGGGGGATACTTTTGCTCTAAATCGTTGTGTTTCATAAAGTTGTTTTCCCTACATCAATTGAAGTAATACGTATCTCCATACATTCTTAGggttaaaaaaattgctttgtgACACTAATGTAGTACTAAAGCTTCATTCCCCCAAATAATTGGAACATTTCATGGTAAGCTTGATGTTAGTGTGACTGGAGCTTTGAGAAGTGGTTGAGTATCCCACACATGAAATAAATCAGCTGTTGGGCTCTGGCACCATGGACTATTTTCTACAAAGATGCAAAGATAGTTCACCATCCCCAACACCATTTAAAGGAGCCCTTGAATTAATTAACATTTGTTTGTAACAAGGCCCTGTGTGTCCATCTTAATCTTGGGGATAGAGCACTGTTTTGCTAAGTTTGAACTCATGCCAGACCTCAAAAGGCACACGAGGTACAGTTTTATGGTAGATATGCATGATATACTGTATTCTGTTTGTTAATGAGCATCACTAATTGCTTAATTTGTACATGTACTGTATTGATCCAAATATGAAATTAATACGCAACAAACAAATGATTAAACCATTCACgctcatatttatttttgttttattgcattttatatttttttatccagaaaaaacaGTGATTGGAGGAAAGTCAAGATAAAAGGAGACAGACAATAgcaatattttaagaaaataagataTTTCAGTTTATTAGTTTAAATAAAATTGTGCCTAGGGTATGTGATAATGAGCAAggcataaataaaatgttaaggcAAGTTTAGATAGGCTTCAACAGAGTCAACAATAATGGTTGACTGCCACTCCACCCACATTTTCCTTTTGATTTAATAAATCTAGCTTCAAGGCAAAATATTTGTTCAGATAAAACATACTGGAATTTAATTAATTACTGAAATGGGCACCAAATGCTGATCTTGCTCAATAAATATTCCTTCCAGTGAAGATACACCCCTTAGCTCATTGTATAAAAGAGCTACACTTCTAACGGAATTACTTTCGCCTGAATTTTGCAACCTCATTTAACTTGGAGAGCTCTACTTCTGTGCTACCACTATGACATCTATGCGCCAGTCGCGGTCATTGGCCGGTGGCCCCAATATTTCTGTCAGGAAATCTGTGCAAAGCTTTCAGAGAGTAGGAAGTGTTGCTGGTGGTGGTGGTGCAGGTGGTGGGTATGGAGGGGGACCTGCTGGTGGATATGGAGGTATGATGAATGGTGTAGGATTTGGTGATTTTGAAAGTGGCTATGGAGGGGGTGAATTTAATGAAGGTTTTGCAGCTGGTTTTGGTGCAGGAGCTGGAGGAGGATTTGGTGGAGGAGCTGGAGGAGGATATGGTGGAGGAGCTGGAGGAGGATTTGGTGGAGGAGCTGGAGGAGGATATGGTGGAGGAGCTGGGGGAGGATTTGGTGGAGGAGCTGGGGGAGGATATGGTGGTGGCTTTGGTGGAGCAGCTGGTGGAGGATTTGGTGGTGGTTTTGGCAGAGGAGCTGGTGGCTTTGAAGGcatcctggccaccaatgaaaaGCATACCATGCAAAATCTTAATGACCGCTTAGCCAGTTACTTGGATAAGGTTCAAGCTTTGGAAAATGATAATACTGATCTTGAGAAGAAAATACGAGAATGGTATGAAAAACTTCGTCCAGCAACTGGTGGTGTAGGAACAGTGGACTACAGTAAATACTTACCAATTATTGAGGAACTCAGGAAAAAGGTAGGGAAATGGTTGTGAATAGTAAATCCATGTAGACTTGAAACGTATATTGCAGTTAATATATTTGTGCATGTCACATTAAAATGATTACCATGACCTGCTTGTATCACAACCATCCATCAATACAAAAAGTCTAGCATCCAAccatacatttgttattttgttatgcAATAGACTACTAATTGGTTGCTTTATGGGTTACTATACAGGTGCAAAGCTGTGTCTATGTATATGAGAGCCAGCATGCACTGCTGTTGGCACTTTTGTTGTGGAAATGTATGCTTCAAAGCTTAAAGTATTTCTCAGTTAATGAACATGATGTTGAGTATTGTACTTGAAGAGGGAAGATCTGCAAACAATGGGGTGTATATCTATACTTAACCTTGCTTTTGTTCTAGGATAACATTACTTTCATTAAAGGAGGAGAAAAGTAGTTGCTAGTGTATGTGAATGAAATATTATGTATGTGTTACTTTTGTACGTTTGTATGAGAGTGAGGGTCTTCTCATTCTGTGTTGCAGATCATGGACAGCACTTTGGAAAATGCCAGGATACTCTTACAGACTGACAATGCCCGGCTGGCGGCTGATGACTTCAGGCTGAAGTAAGAAGTGTAGTGATGATGATAATGACCTGCCACTGATTTGCTTAACATGAGAAGGGCAAGAACTTCTACTAACACTAATGACATGTTCACAGGTATGAGAATGAGCTGGCCCTTCGCCAGAGTGTGGAGGCTGATATTAATGGCCTACGTAGAGTGCTCGATGAGTTGACCCTGTGCAAGGCTGATCTGGAATTGCAGATTGAAAGTTTGACTGAAGAACTGGCATATCTGAAGAAGAATCATCAGGAGGTAGggcaaaaaataacaacaaagtcCCTGTGTTTTTATTGTATGTGCATGGAGTGCAGCTAATGCAAACCTGTGTACAGCACCTGGTGTATTGGAGGCAGGACATATGCATGTATTGGCATATATGAAATATTTGTTGATTCTCTGCCAATATTGCTTCAACACATCCTTTGTCGTATGGCATATTCTACTGATGTCTTAAGACCTCTTTGAGGGTGCAATTGAGTGAAAATTGTGTGTAATGTTTGTAGTTACAAATCTATAGCAGCAACAGGGAAATAAATGCTTGTTGTTGGTTAAAATAAttcaatttgtggtttttacctTCAGGAACTGGATGCCCTTGGAGGTGGACCTGCTGGCCAGCT from the Xenopus laevis strain J_2021 chromosome 9_10L, Xenopus_laevis_v10.1, whole genome shotgun sequence genome contains:
- the krt12.6.L gene encoding keratin, type I cytoskeletal 47 kDa-like, with protein sequence MTSMRQSRSLAGGPNISVRKSVQSFQRVGSVAGGGGAGGGYGGGPAGGYGGMMNGVGFGDFESGYGGGEFNEGFAAGFGAGAGGGFGGGAGGGYGGGAGGGFGGGAGGGYGGGAGGGFGGGAGGGYGGGFGGAAGGGFGGGFGRGAGGFEGILATNEKHTMQNLNDRLASYLDKVQALENDNTDLEKKIREWYEKLRPATGGVGTVDYSKYLPIIEELRKKIMDSTLENARILLQTDNARLAADDFRLKYENELALRQSVEADINGLRRVLDELTLCKADLELQIESLTEELAYLKKNHQEELDALGGGPAGQLTVEMNAAPGTDLTKLLNDMREQYETLADKNRREAERVFNEQSKEIKKEIQAGVQQAQSNTTEISDLKRSLQGLEIELQSQLAMKQSLEKTLAETEGRYCSQLGQLQNLITSVEEQLIQLRSDMELQSNEYKQLLDIKTRLEQEIEIYRKLLDGEGGKLIAGMSDGKSNTLSDSSRDPSKTRKVKTIVEEVVDGKVVSSRVEEIEEHVK